AATAATTCCACTCCAAATTAACACAAGCTCATTAAATACATTAATTTGATTTTTGATAATCTCCTGATTAATTTGTTTTTGAATTATTCACCCGGCATTTCAAATGAAGTATAGAGGTAATACCAGGGTACCCGAAAGGTTTTGTGTTGATTGGAATAAAATAGATGATGCGGGAAATTTTTTCCAAGGGGATTATAATAAATGCGAAAACTGGTATGTTTATGGTGAACAGGTTTATGCCGTTGCAGAGGGACAGGTCGTTTCTGTAAAAGATGGAATGCCAGATCAATCGCCTGTATTTACTCAGCCAATTCCAACTACTCTTTTTGACGGCGAAGGCAATAGCGTAGTAATTCACATCAACGGAGGATATGTTGTGTATGGACATTTAATTCCTAACAGCATTAATGTAATACCGGGGCAGCTTGTTAAGAATGGATCTGTGATTGGAAAGGTTGGCAATTCAGGTGATTCGGATGCCACGCATCTTCACTTTGGGCTGCATACAGATTTTCCCTATTATATTTCTGAAGGGCTTCCATATTATTACAATACTTTAGAAAAAATCGGTTCTATAGGAAAACTCGGTGGTTCATATATAAAGTTTTCTCTACCTGAAACACACATTAACGAGTTAGTTGAAAACTGGGGTGTATATAATCTAAAATAAAAGAGGGATGAATGAAAAAGTTTGTGGCGTTTATATTTTTCTTTTGTGCAGTTGGGAACACTGCTTTTTCTCAAACTCAAAATAGTTTTACTGCCGCATTTGATTCTCTTCATAAAAAGTTATCCGTCTATTATGCTTTTACCGATTGGAAAAAAGTTAATTGGAGTAATCTTAATAATGAATTCCG
The nucleotide sequence above comes from Ignavibacteriales bacterium. Encoded proteins:
- a CDS encoding M23 family metallopeptidase gives rise to the protein MKYRGNTRVPERFCVDWNKIDDAGNFFQGDYNKCENWYVYGEQVYAVAEGQVVSVKDGMPDQSPVFTQPIPTTLFDGEGNSVVIHINGGYVVYGHLIPNSINVIPGQLVKNGSVIGKVGNSGDSDATHLHFGLHTDFPYYISEGLPYYYNTLEKIGSIGKLGGSYIKFSLPETHINELVENWGVYNLK